AATCGTGTTGGCTGATGATGATGTATCGCCGTCAAAGCTTGTCAAAGACAAAGGTTGGACAATAACAAGCAATGAAGacgaaattatgaaaatgtgCGTTGATGTTTTAGAGAATAACCCAAAATTAGTCAAACAATACAAGGATggtaaaacaaaagttttcaaAGCATTTTTGGGGATATTATCTAAGAattctaacaataaaattgatatgtCTGTAGCTTCTAAGATTATGGAAGGGTTACTgaaaaagtgaataaaaaaattataaattgaagtagtattttttatttttacttaacaaataaccgattgatttgtttgttaaatgaaTACCTACAAAGAGCACTCTTTGATAAACTGAATGATACAAAGTGAAGCACAATGGTACTAAGTATGTCAAGATATTGAATGTAAACAACATCAATGGAAGAATAATTCTCATTGTTTTAAGTAAAGCGTAAGTCAATTGGCATTTTGTTTAGATCATAGCAGTTATTTCTCTAACTGCAAAAGTACAGTGCTACATTATTGTTATGACAGCAGTTGCTTACTATTTGAAACAGTTTAGGCAGACAACATTTAAGATAAACACTAATTAAGATTGAGATTAAGATACTTAATACGTTTTAAGAATTTGTACAACATATTGTTTAGACAGTATCTACTTACTAATTAAAGATAAAcgttaattgaaataaaattgtgatttaaATAGGATTTAGGATTTtccaagaaatattttatgcagATGCGTACTTACTTAAGTACGCATctgcataaaatatcaataaaattatcctaaataggtacttacctatttaggataattttatagatttttcacaaaactgTTGCGAATTAAATCTGGAATAAGTAATTACAACCGAGTACTCACTTAGCTGCAAATCACTCACTGTTAGCAGCAAGACTGGCGCTTGAATGTAGCACTTCTACATCACAAACACATTGTTTATCATAGGTGAAATGTCTCTTAAAACGTAACATTGCATCGTCACATACATAGTATTTACATACACTATTGGTATGCACTGTGTGCTGCATAGTGGAAGGTTGTTTGTTTACGATGCCACATGCGCTAAGAATACATACAATGTATAGGGCTGTCGCAAATCTAACTACATATtgtgtcgtattttttttattattgtccaGAAATGTGGTCTACTTTGAAGTGAATACAATATAACtagtaggtagtaggtactatTATAAAGTAGCTATTAGGCATGAAACTTATTCAAATATATAATAGCACAGTGCACTAGCAGTCTAGGTGGTAGTAAAATTAGATAAACATATGATATGAATGTTTTCATGGGGaagtaattgtatttaattatacctacttattatctattaaataaatgatgtaTCTATTAGGTACAGTGTTACAGTGCGCTAGgcactttaatattttgtatcattacaatatttaaatgaaaattttcaatGTTGGTACTGTTTCAGTTTCAAAAAACTCAAAAAGAGTATATGTATCtaagtatacatataaaaaaaaacagaaaggTAATTAGCCTAAGATCACAACCGCTCTGTCGACAACCCTAATTTTgttgttcaaaataaatcacTCGCAATAATTAAGCACAAAACACGTAATGTTACAAAACATCGGTGGCTCTACAATAGTGGTAGATTCAAGCTTCACTCCTTCATTCAGTTCAGAGCATTCAAACACTCCGACCATTCACAATGTGGGCACAAGTCATGGCTATTCTGTCTCTAACATCTCTTGTTCTCGGAGATCAATCACCTCCAGGCTTTCACAGAACAATGAGTGATGGAGTAAAAAGTATTAGCCAAAAAGTAGTCTACGGAGACGAAGATATGACCATCATCAATGAAGTTGTAAGTGACGTAGAGAAAAAAGAAGCTATTAAGAAACTGATCAATCCGAACGAAGTTATAGTGCCGCTGCCTGCTCAGGATGTGAAGTGCCTGATGTCTGTTGATAGATATTGTACTAGAGAGATGGGGGTTATGAAAAGTAAGTAGTTGGTCTAATCATTTATCTAATTGTGTCTTAGCTAAGGCTAAAATCTATTTGGCAGTAAGGAGACCCTAAACAGTGGGTGTTAGATTAAAAGTATTACGACAATttcatataaagtattttttgaatttcaaaaaaaacaattacctaCATAAATACCTGCCCTATTTTGATTGATCTTATCCGAAATGAATTGGTGTTCATTCGTTATTCACAACTGCAGCTAAAATAGGAGATAATCATTATACTATGAACTTACTTACTTTTTGTCTTCAGGTATACTGATCAAGGCTGTTAAAGAAGATTGTAAGACATGTTCAACAGATGAGAAGGAAAAAGCCGGTAAAGTGATTGCTTCCATGATGACACATGATCCTGTGGCTTGGAAACTCTTCCTCACCAGGTACGACGGACTACATAAAGTTCAGAGGATACTCGGATAAGGACCAGTAAcaccataaaaaaaatctacagaTAGTTAAAATTCCTGTGTTGTAAAATTTCAGTTAGAATTATTGGTTTTAGATACGTGCCTGTCACGAAAATAAGCATGGATCGATTAGATTTCTAACTACTTTGATGTGAGAACATTACACATTTTCGCGGGCCAAGGTAATTTTAACTCATATTCTTCTAAGTCCCGCTTAATATTGTTGTAGATCTGCTCTTCAAGTAAAGAAACCAACTGAAGCACCAAAACGACAACAAGTTAAGTTTGTAGAGTTAGGAGAACCCGTCGAAGTAGTCCGTTCTCCTAAGAATAGATTTGCAATGCCAGGTGTCAAAGTTAGAGTCAAAAGGTATGGATCTGTATTAGTACCTTAGACTGTAAGGCATTTATTCGTTATCAATGATTTCTGTCAACGGTTGATCAACGGTTGTTTCGCTGAAGCACCGATGCTGACGATTGTCCGATGTTTTCAAGCATTTAAGCCGTTATTCTATTTGATGTTTTTTCTGGCTATTTTACCAATTTATGTAcgatatacttataaaaatataactaattgataattaatttcagtagtttaaattttagtagtatttatcataataacattGATAGTAAAATACCAGTAGTTAAATGGTagttaaacatatattatagcAAACTGAAGAACTACTTTATTTCCTTCAGCCGAGGTTCAATATTACGCTGTAACATTACTATTTGCACGTATGGCTGATGGTTGCTGCCCGAAGTTGGTGAATTGGTGCGTCCCAGTGAATATATCAACTGTCTCAACCGTTGCCGGATAAGTTGATATAACGAATAACCGTTTAGCGCTAACAAGCTGCTATTAGCTGTTCGCTAAGTCGCCGAGTAGCTGTCATATTCTAAGATGTAAATCACAGACGGTTTCTTGCACAAAATGCacaatgaaatatattatgaagataTGTTATAGGAAAGTTATTGTtatccaaaaatattcaaaataaattattatcagtcatgtttatgtttgttttttcttaattatacctatgtatttcCTATAACCGTTGTCTAGAAATCAGTATACCTACTAGCCAAGACTTGGTTAAGTAGCCCCTGAacatataacatttaattattaggGCAGATTaagatttgactgcctccgtggcgcagtggtttaggtcaccacgccaacactactgcgccgggaggtcgtgggttcgattcccacacggagcaattatttgtgcgatccacgaataattgtttcgggtctggttgtgctttgtgtccgttgtttgtatgtttgtaaaagtccccgcgacacaagagcaattcttagtgcgggagttgtcttttttataaaacaaaaaaaaaaaaaaaaaaagctacGTGCAGAATGCAGAAAGAaccaataggtacctacataaatttATGACGCGGTGGAATTCGATCTGAAAACATGAAAAGTTTTGGTCATTGGGTTCCCGAGTTATAGTAAAAACCATCTCCTTGgtagaacataaatattttaataacatagcGGCTTTCGTACATAACAAAATCAGGTAAACTTAGCTACGCTTGTCATAATTGCAATTAGCGTCATTTCAATCAAGACTTTATTAAGATTGTTCTTCATCTGAATTCTTGGTTCCTTCCGAACTAGTTGCATTCGATTTAGTTTCTTCAGCGTGTTTCCTTGATAAGTAATTCATCTTGTATGTGCCATCTGAATTGTATctggaataaataaaagtaaattttaaatgacaataggTTTCCCGGAGAAGGGCCGACCCCaaggtacaaataataaaaactcgTTTTAACCAGCTGCTGTGCTCTTTCGATGTAAGATAGGGGTTCGACAAAAGGCCAAGAAAGGGAGACTGTATTTGTAACGATTATTATTACTCAGTTTAAATTCTTCagattaaatatcaaaatttaaactTGTATAATCTAAACAACTTAAGAATGACGCGGTGACCGATTTTTACCGAATTCATTTGGTTAATTTTGATCAGACTTAGTATAaagatatgattttatttatctgaGTAACTAAATTTTATAGTAAGAGTAGGTAATCCAGTAAATTCGGTACATGACTTACTTTTGTTCAAGTTTAGTCCAATCCTCTGGTCGGTGGTCGATAATATAATGCATCACTTTATCAGCGCCTTCCCGTTGCCGCTCAGTGCATTTCTCACAATCGTGTTCAATTGCATCAGGAAGATTACCTGTCGCATCAAAATAAGTGCAAAATGTATGTGTACAACAAACGCCTAGTAGTTTTTTGCACACAAGATAACAGACATAAACTGATCAAAAGCAAATCAACAGGATCCTAATAGCAAAGAATAAAGATGAAGGCTTTACTTGAagtgttttgatttttgattagGTAGACTGGATAATTAGCTCCCATAAAAGCATTATTTAAAGTAGCACTTAAGTAGATACGTCACGATACCTACTTAGATCATCATTGAAAGATTTCCTGACTAGAATAAATTAGAATAGAATTCAATTTCTAATACCTAGGTAGATcagagtaggtaggtatgttttaCTCACTCTTCAACTCTTTTCCATCGGGCGTGCAAGGTCCTTGTTCTAACAAACAGTTGACATAGCCGGTCAGCATGCGCTCGTTAGCCAGTATTTCATCCAAGTCTATACCGTCATATTTGGTCGTGTAAGTAGATTCGGCGGCATTATTCTCAGTTATCAGGAACGTTAGTAAAAGCAACATACACCCTATGTACTTCATTGTACCTGTGAATAATGTGATTTATGTAAGGGATATAAAAGAACTGAGTAAAACGAAACATTCACACTGGAGCTTTTTTTCTTATGAAGCAATTGCGACTGGGGCTCGTTTATAAATGGTTATCGTACATTTTTTAAccctttcccactgctgggttaGGGCCTCCTCCCGGAGTTAAGAGTTTCGATTTAAACAATCAtcattacaattaaaaacacagttatcaagATTGGTCGATAAAAGGCAATGACGTTAAGGTGTTACGATGTTAAAGACAGGCACGTTAAAATATAGATAGACACACCAAGCATGAAAACCAGGGGTGTGCAGTTTTTAAGTCGACGGTTAAAAGTTACAGGATCGCTGATAATATGAGTGGTATAGGTGGGTTGGCAATACTTTCAGATCAATACCAGtgagtaaaaacaataaatcctGCGGAAAGTCTTTTAGTTTTACGCTCAATTCAATTTGTAACTTATGTTTTTGTAAGGcgtaataaacttattattgcTGAAAAGTAAACTTTACTTATTTTGGCAGGTAATATCTGACTATAAAAGTATTGTAAAGTCTTTTAACCATTTCTGAAACTTTTTAATAGCCTAGGCAGTAAACATAGAGGTATATTTACTTACAGTATCGCTGTGTATAAGAATATGGGAGACCCTATCACAGTtcaaaatgaaatgaatattaCCAGGAAATGCGTTATTTATATCCATAGAAAATAGCTAAAATAGAGGATAATTTTCTTAAATCGTTGAATACACTTACTGAAACAATCATAACTAGGTAACTACTGAAGGATTAATATGGCTCATCAtcttataaacattaaattgcAATGACATAACGAAGGTAGCTGTTCTACACAGTTCGTATACATTCTTATATATATGTTAAACTTTTCGTTAGAGTAATAAATGTCTTGTGTTGCGTATATttgtttctatatttatttctagaaaaacCTACGCAGGAGCTAATGAAAGtgcctaaataataatattaaacatcaGTGGACAACTTATACAccacggtcatttaattccaaactaagcagagcttgtactatggtaactacataactgataaacatacttaaaaaatactagcttttacccgtgacATCGTCAGCCATCTGagttttcccatgggaatgcgtcattttcccggggtaaataataatatgtcctttctcgggtattaaaatatctccataaccaaatttcatgcaaattggttcagtagtttaggcgagactgagtaacagacagacagacagagttactttcgcatttataatattagtatggatataaaaCAACCACGCTCAGAATAGATACACACGTGGCGATTATTGCGACGAGGTGAACCGCCAGTGAAGGCAACCCACAGGCGAGAAACCGGTTCCTTGTCAGTATTCCTAATAGCCAACTCATAAAAAACAGAAGGGGTTGCAATTACCTGCCTAGAGGTGGCCTggtcatttattattatattattgttatcctacttcctactaatattataaatgcgaaagtttgtgagtacctatgtatgtgtgtatggatgtttgtttctctttcacgcaaatactactgaaccgaaaGCGAAAAGAAAATTACGAAAAATGGAATTTGGTATACCTATaaataggtagctgaagacccacaataacacataggctactttttatcccggagttctcgagggatcgggatttacacgcgGACGaggtcgcgggcggcctctagtatatattattttattcatcgaAACCATTGGCGATTCGCGTTTGGTTGTAGTTACGAGTAGTCGAACAGTTAGCAACGACCACCAACGACGGACAGCGCTGTGAAAAAGCGTCCAGTAATCACGTTAAGCGAATTACTGGACGTGCATTAGGTAAACTGTACCCAAAGTGTTCAAAGTTAACTGCTCTCTTGAAAATCGTAGTTGGCATGTGTGTTCATTTTATACTGCCATGCACTTAGCCGATATtgataaaataggtttttaagTCGATACTTCTATGTCCATCAATTTTCTATACGTAACCTACcggtaaaacaattaaaatttaaaacagatacagtacaatattttaaatttatttattaaagcctTCTACATAGTCATATTTAAAGGCACAAACTTGAATAATCAGTAACGAATTACGATTAATATCAGTCAATCAGAATACTTCACGTTATCAATGGGTGGCCCCCCTTTTGCGGTTGCGGTGCAAGTTCCCGCTTGCGCGCTGTCGGCTCTCGTCGCCATTAGTCGGCCCGCAGTCGGCTGAAGTCCGCCATCATTGCCGCAGTGCCGCTTGCGGTCCGCGTTTGATAAAATAACCAAGTGTTTGCGAGTTTTGTGACAATGGAGAGTAGTTTCGATACAGACAAGTTTATTTCCCTAATACAATCCAAAGAGAGTATATGGAACTACAAAAGTCAGGCGTATAGCAACAAACCGATGCGAAGAGATGATTGGATTGAAGTATGTGAAGAAATGGTGGATGATTGGAATGAAAAAACACGTCAGGATAAAGATGCTATAGGTACGAAcatattcaatttattcaaatatattgttacttatttagCAAGGGAAAAACTTCAACTAATATGAATGTACCTACTACGTTTGTACGATAATAATGCTTTGATGACGCATGTGTGTGGGGTGAACATAGACAGAGGCCACGGCTCGCGGTTGGTGGGGTGCCGGGTGACGCGCGTGACGGCCCGCGCGAGCGAGAGACCGTATACTGACTGTATAGCTCCTTCCTGCTCTCTCATTTCGCGGCAATGACGTAATGTTAGGCGTCGAACATTGTTGATCACAATGATCACAGTAGATAACAGATAGCACTGGCAGTATAATGCAATTTATGTAGTAAAATTTCAGTGTTATTTCATTTAAGTATTCCATGGCAaagatgttataataaatatctttttaatgGTAGGTAGGTAATTTTGCTTGGTTGTTGCGCTTTCGCGGCAAAATCATAGACTATTTCAACCGGATAATTTGTAACTCAGGGCTCAGGGCTACTACTTCGtcactttcttttaaaaagtcacacagaaaaatcttttactCGTATTGTTTCTGTATAGGTAAACTTAAGACTTATTTTTGTCTCCTTTTCAGTTCTtgaattacaaaacaaatggAAGGTTTTACGGGATGGTTTTACAAGATGCTTAAAACATTACAAGAAGTATGGTGCGAAAGGCAAGAGATTATACACTTACTACGAACAGTTACAATTCCTAAATGATCTGTACCGTGATTCATATCAATGGACATCAACTACTAAGACAGTATGGAAACCTAAGAGCATAGCTGAACCTGAGTCAAGAAAAAGACCACGTTCATCGAATGACGAGTCGCCTGTAGAGACTGCTAAAGAACCAGTAGTACCTCCAGCCGAATCTCAATCTAGAACAGAACCGGTTCcgaatacaataataaaagtagCCAAGCTTATTGACAACAGCGATCCTTTAGATGAAGACAAGCTATTCCTTTTGTCTTTACTTAAAGACTTTGCAAAGATTCCTGAAGAGCATAAATTAGAGGCGAAAGgggatataataaatataataaggcATTATAAAAACACACCGGCACCACAGTTTGACAGGCAAGGCAGTAACTTCACGACTGATATCCCAGGACTGACGCCGACTTCGGTAGACCGGCCACTGAGTCAGAGCTCCAGTTGTTTCGAACCCGCAATGGAATCCTCCCGTGACAGCGATTCGCCTAtagaaataaaagattttattacaagttaatgtgactttttattttaacacacaCCATATTCTACCAAGTCTTAAtgttattgaatttgaaataaaacatttattagattttagCAAAACTTTAGATTTAAACGTATGGTTTAAGTTTTACAACGACATCATATAAATACCAGACAAGCAAAACTAGGTGCAAAAGGAAATCGCATAAATTGACACGATCGAGGTAAGgtagtaagtatatttttatacttaatccttttaatatttgtttacgaTGGCCAACTACCGAAACCAGTATTAACTTTTATGATATGAtcatcgttttatttttatcgtataCGTAAGGGATTTTGATTGACAAGGGTtcaataaacaacaacttattGTTTAGTTATCTCGTCGACCCTGATAagacaaataaacacaaaacttgacaataaaaataagaatttaacTTTAGACACTACAtacgtaagtaggtacctatatttttctcTTCCCTAAAAATATTCCCGTATAGCAGTTACTGtggcgcgattctctatagaCGGTTATAACGAATATCGAGAGTctgacagttaaaatgtactgcagatATAGTTCCCTcgtcgcccgctagaggtgctgatcagattttctagCGGGTTGTCGTTAGTCAATAGAGGTAATAAATCGCGATACTGTGTCCTCACGATTAATTTGAAGGGCACGTGCTACTCCGACTACGCGACTGTATGTTACacaattatttcttataatcAAGATTAGACCGTCATCACCCGAGAATTATTAGATGACAAGTAGATTTTGAAGTTAGATAAAGTGTTTTCCTGACATCTGTCTGTAAGACTACGGTAACCTCTTCGTTCTTTATCGAATATGGAACACTTTGATAGCCTGGACTGTTGCGGCTAACGGTAAAACGTTAAGACGGCATATTTTCATTCCATAAGCCTGGGATACATAACAGAATACCTTTGTCGACACTAAACGTGAGGGAAACGCAACATAACTGCAACAGACGTCACATCTCCGGCCTGGGTACAGATCTTTGTTGGGTGCAAGCTGAACGTAAGTACGCATCAAGGAACCTTGAAATGTCATCTAAAATGCAGTGGAAAACCTAGGAGCGTATTGTTATGACATAACGTAGTACCCATCTAAGAAGTAATTAAGAAGTGCCGATTTAATTACCAACTGTGGACCTATTGTCTTTAAGTTATTAAGTTAGTACGCCAACTCGTACTTAGAAACTAACAATACAAACGAACATTATTCTTTTCGTTTTAGCTAAATTTCCTTTAAATTTttatcggtactgtcgagtatcgagagtctgacatttattatgtacctacttcaAAATTAGTTCTAATCGTatccactaggggcgctgatcagtagtgagattctctacagtcggtactaatgagtatcgagaatttggcTTTTCAAATGTACTGAAATTTAGTTCGTATGGccaccgctagaggcgctgatcgggccttcatacaaaatttcttgaaagctagccggttgtcgatatttGTCCATTTTGCACAGGAATAGGAATACATTCTGAAACCTGGTCTaatcttgttatattttttatgcacttaaaaatgttaaacagtTCGGATTCAAGAACATAGCAAGGACaaacaaagattataataaaacgaTGTTATTTTGGTACATGATTCACTTAaaagctttgaaaataaaacaatatacttaCGCTCTAAATTAATTAGTGGAagatttactaaaaataacatattggtatttttttaattcttagtGTTGTTTACATTTTTCCGTCGCACATAGGTCAACTGAATAAGGAAAAAAggacacaaaataatatttttaacgctAAGTATTTAGGTATAGTGACATCTTAGTAAAGAAACGGTGATTTCCAGGCGGCAGACGGTTGCTTTTATGGTAcatctactttattttgtaaagacgTAGAATTATTCATTATGGTCtcgataataaaattaattctattaACTGTCTACAATAAGTGACTCACTCTGTTTTCATCGCACTTTAAATCTTCTAACAAAATCTAATACGTTTTATGCTAACAGGTAAATACCCCGTGTTTATGTACAAGTCGGTATTCAgtaccaaatataaaaataaagtcgtGACGCATTCACTGACCTtcttcttttctaatttatatacctacctaattctTTTTGAAAAGAAACTACAATTTCACAGAAAGTAGGAAAGTAGTAAAGAAATACCTGTAATATACGGTCTAGCCATGTTTTTCTCATTTGCATTGTATCTACTTGTACCTACTGTTTTAC
The sequence above is drawn from the Anticarsia gemmatalis isolate Benzon Research Colony breed Stoneville strain chromosome 17, ilAntGemm2 primary, whole genome shotgun sequence genome and encodes:
- the LOC142979858 gene encoding ejaculatory bulb-specific protein 3-like gives rise to the protein MREQEGAIQSVYGLSLARAVTRVTRHPTNREPWPLSMFTPHTCVIKALLSYKRSTMKYIGCMLLLLTFLITENNAAESTYTTKYDGIDLDEILANERMLTGYVNCLLEQGPCTPDGKELKSNLPDAIEHDCEKCTERQREGADKVMHYIIDHRPEDWTKLEQKYNSDGTYKMNYLSRKHAEETKSNATSSEGTKNSDEEQS
- the LOC142979770 gene encoding uncharacterized protein LOC142979770, whose translation is MWAQVMAILSLTSLVLGDQSPPGFHRTMSDGVKSISQKVVYGDEDMTIINEVVSDVEKKEAIKKLINPNEVIVPLPAQDVKCLMSVDRYCTREMGVMKSILIKAVKEDCKTCSTDEKEKAGKVIASMMTHDPVAWKLFLTRSALQVKKPTEAPKRQQVKFVELGEPVEVVRSPKNRFAMPGVKVRVKRYGSVLVP